In Lemur catta isolate mLemCat1 chromosome 1, mLemCat1.pri, whole genome shotgun sequence, one DNA window encodes the following:
- the LOC123630295 gene encoding 40S ribosomal protein S4, X isoform-like, protein MARGLKKHLKRVAAPKHWMLDKLTGVFAPRPSPGPHKLRECLPLIIFLRNRLKYALTGEEVKKICMQRFIKIDGKVRTDITCPAGFMDVISIDKTGENFRLIYDTKGRFAVHRITPEEARYKLCKVRKIFVGTKGIPHLVTHDARTIRYPDPLIKVNDTIQIDLETGKITDFIKFDTGNLCMVTGGANLGRIGVITNRERHPGSFDVVHVKDANGNSFATRLSNIFVFGKGNKPWISLPRGKGIRLTIAEERDKRLAAKQSSG, encoded by the coding sequence ATGGCCCGCGGTCTCAAGAAGCATCTGAAGCGTGTGGCAGCCCCAAAGCATTGGATGCTGGATAAATTGACCGGTGTGTTTGCTCCTCGTCCATCCCCCGGTCCCCACAAGCTGAGAGAGTGTCTCCCACTCATCATTTTCCTAAGAAACAGGCTTAAGTATGCCCTGACAGGAGAAGAAGTGAAGAAGATCTGCATGCAGCGGTTCATTAAGATTGATGGAAAGGTCCGAACTGATATAACCTGCCCTGCTGGGTTTATGGATGTCATCAGCATTGACAAGACTGGAGAGAATTTCCGTCTGATTTATGACACCAAGGGTCGCTTTGCTGTTCATCGTATCACACCTGAGGAGGCCAGGTACAAGTTGTGCAAAGTGAGAAAAATCTTCGTGGGCACAAAAGGAATCCCTCATCTGGTGACGCATGATGCTCGCACCATCCGCTATCCTGATCCACTCATCAAAGTGAATGATACCATTCAGATTGATTTGGAGACTGGCAAGATTACCGATTTCATCAAGTTTGACACTGGTAACCTGTGTATGGTGACTGGAGGTGCTAACCTGGGAAGAATTGGTGTAATCACCAACAGAGAAAGACATCCTGGGTCTTTTGATGTGGTTCACGTGAAAGATGCCAATGGCAACAGCTTTGCCACTCGGCTCtccaacatttttgtttttggcaaaGGCAACAAACCATGGATTTCTCTTCCCCGAGGAAAAGGTATCCGCCTCACCATTGCTGAAGAGAGGGATAAGAGACTGGCGGCCAAACAGAGCAGTGGCTGA